Part of the Bacilli bacterium PM5-9 genome is shown below.
TTAATAAAAAAGCATAGTTACAATTGTAACTATGCTGGCTGATTCATTATACTTTATGTGATTTTGGACTAGCCCCCATCACTTGACAAAGAACCCTTTTTTTATGCTATAATTACGATTAATAGGGTGGTTTTATGGAAGAGAATTTAATGTATTTAAACAAACAAATTTTAACTTATATTGGTAATAAACGTTTATTATTACCATATATTGAAAAAGAAATATTGAAAATTCAAAGTGAATTAAAAAAAGATAAGACTGTTAATGCAGACTTTTTTTCAGGTTCTGGTATTGTAGCTAGGATGTTAAAACAACACTCTAGTAAGTTATATGTTAATGATTTGGAACAATATAGCTATATTATAAATGAATGCTATTTAACTAATAAATCAACCTTTAATGAAGAAAAATATAATCACTATTTTAACATTATTAATAAAAAGCTAATAAATAAAGAATACATTGAAGGTATAATTACTAAAAATTACGCTCCAAAAGGTGAAAAGATTAGTGAAGAAGATCGTGTTTTCTATACAAGAGAAAATGCTATGATAATTGATACAATAAGAAATGAAATAGATAGTGTTGAAGAAGAAATGAAACCATTTTTTTTAGCACCTTTATTAAATATGGCATCTGTTCATGTTAATACAGCTGGTATTTTTAAAGGTTTTTATAAAGATAGTGGAACTAAAATTGGAAAATTTGGTGGAACAAACGAAAATGCTTTATCAAGAATTATTAAGAAAATTGAGTTAGTTAAACCAGTTTTTAGTAATTTTGAATGTGATGTAAAAATTAGTTGTCTTGATGCAATAGAATCAGCAAAGCAGCTCAAAGGTTTAGATATTGC
Proteins encoded:
- a CDS encoding adenine-specific DNA-methyltransferase (product_source=KO:K07318; cath_funfam=3.40.50.150; cog=COG3392; ko=KO:K07318; pfam=PF02086; superfamily=53335) yields the protein MEENLMYLNKQILTYIGNKRLLLPYIEKEILKIQSELKKDKTVNADFFSGSGIVARMLKQHSSKLYVNDLEQYSYIINECYLTNKSTFNEEKYNHYFNIINKKLINKEYIEGIITKNYAPKGEKISEEDRVFYTRENAMIIDTIRNEIDSVEEEMKPFFLAPLLNMASVHVNTAGIFKGFYKDSGTKIGKFGGTNENALSRIIKKIELVKPVFSNFECDVKISCLDAIESAKQLKGLDIAYLDPPYNQHPYGSNYFMLNVICNNEINAKMSKVSGIPNDWNRSSYNKKHEISNELEELIRNIDSKYLILSYNSDGFLSLNDIKAILNKYGELRVKKIKYNTYKGSRNLNKRKKYVQEYLFVLKKDK